The Rhinolophus sinicus isolate RSC01 linkage group LG07, ASM3656204v1, whole genome shotgun sequence genomic interval AGTTACAACATGGGGTAATCAAGGTTGTAATGGAGGTGTACACAGGGTTCTGAGGGGACCCAgaggaagtcttcctggaggagccATCTAAGCTGAACAaataggaaaaggagaagaggaaactgcAGGAAGAGCTAGGGGGAGCGAtgagtctgctcaggctgccataacaaaatatcacaggctgggtagcttaaacaacagacatttatgtcTCACCGTTTTGGAGGTGGGTAAATCCATGATCAAGGTACTGGCAGATTCAGTTGCTGGCGAGGACTCCTCCtgacttgcagatggccaccttatcactgtgtcctcacacagtgagggcagagagagcttcttgtaagggcactaatcttaTCATGAGGACCCCAACCTCATGACCTTATCTAAccttacctcccaaaggccccaccttcaaaTATCACTCACGGATGTTGGGATGCAACGTATGAGTTTGGGGAGAACAAAAGCGTTCAGTTAGTAACACGGGGAGGCTTGAAGCAGTGGTGAGGAGCATGGCTTGTATCCTGACGGTGATGGGGAGCCTCAGAGGTGGGGAGTAGGGAGAGAACCTCTGGTCCTCCAGTACCATAACTGCCATGTCTTGCGTCCCTGCCAGCGAGATTGCCGCTCTCCAGGAGCAGCTGCTGACCTCTGAGGCCACTGTCCACAGCCTGCAGGCTGCTGTCCACCAGAGGGACAAGCTCATCGGGCAGCTGCAGCCCCGGGCAGAGTTGCTGCAGGACATCTGCCGCCGCCGGTCACCCCTGGCTGGACTGCTGGCTGCCCTGGCTGAGGCCGAGCGCCTGGGGCCCCTGCCAGCCAGTGACCCTGGCCACCCACTCGCTCGCGGGCCCAGTTCACCCCTTGCCAACAGCACTGGGGAGAAGGGGGACAGGGTCCACCTCAAGCCAGCAGTATTTGGAACCACTGTGTGAGCCCCAGAGTAGATTCCAGAATGGAGACAGAGGGTCCCTGTGGGGACTTTTTCCACTGCTGCGGGTGTCctcagggcagggtgggggtgtcTCCAGTGTCCCAGCGGGGACCCCATGGCAGAGCCATAATCCTTTTCAAGCATTAGAACCTGCTAAAAAAGTCATAGGTTTCAAATGGATAGCATGCAGCCCAAATGTTTAGCCCagtcagaatttttttaaaacaaaactttgaaCCCATCACCTTTGTTGAAAAATTGGCAATGTTTACACacaaaatctggatttctggcttcaGACTTGGCCATGCTTGCCTGGATCTGAGCCCAGAATACCCTCTTTAGCCAGGGTGTGAGTTTTAATTAGCCCCCCTATTTGTATTACTGTCAGATGCCTGGTCCCCGAAGCATCTGAGTTTGAGACCTCTTTCTCTGATGGGGGCAGATGGCATCAAGTTCCACGTTATTTggttttttctccttcctttcccccggCTCTGATTTTCACTCCTGAAGCATCCTCCATCCCAGGCTAACGCTTTTTCTTACTCTTCATCCCAGACCAGAATTAAGAGCTTCAAGCTTCATGCTGTTTTACATTGgttatttgaagataaaattttaatcCTAGGTACTTTTTTCCTAACTCCATCCTTCCCTCAACCTTTAACCCAGAAGGAAGAGCATGTGTGTGGGACATACTGAGATGCTGGCAGCAGGCTGAGCTGCCCAGGAAAACTCAGGCATCCCTTAACCTTGATAATgtcctgccccaggacctttacattggctgttccctctgcctagactGCGCTTCCCTCAGATGTCACATGATTGGTTCCTTGTCactcaggtctttgctcaaatgtcacctcctcagacagaggtcttccctgaccaccttatCTAAAGTAATTCCTCCCCACCCTGCCATTACcctgttcattatttttcttctttgtggaaCTACTTACCatcagaatgtaagctccatgaaggcagggttTTTGTTCTGTCACCAGCACCTAGCACACCCTGAGACCCCAGCAGGAACACGATGGGTCTGTGGGCCTTGCAGGGAGCCAGAGATCCCCAGCACTTCTGACGACCCCCACCCCATCAGCCAGTCCAGCTTTTGTAGTAAGCAGCTGGCTCCTTTTCTATATTCCCTAGAGAATCTATTTTTTAACTCCTTATTTCTATGCTGCCCTTCTTGGCCCGAGACTGTCAGGACACTTTGCTTTTTATCAAACCAGAGAAACACCGTGCCCTTCTCTGTCCAGTTGAAGTGCCCAGCCTGGTACCATGGCAGCCATTTCCTGGCCTCCTTACTCAGGGAATTGTCATACCAGGAACTGCAGAGGGCAGGGCCCATTTCAGCCTGGAAAGGTTGGCACCCAGCCCCAGCTCTCAGGATGGTGCCGTCTGCCTGACTGCCTGCTGTCCAGCAGTGACCCCCAGTATAGCAACAATAGCGCGTTTTCTCCTCTGGATGAATAAGGAGGGGCTGTTTGTACGAGGGAAGGCAGGCTGGGGCCTGTCTGAGCTCAAGAATAAACCGGATGATTTCTCAGCCTtggtccttcctttcttcctggtgtggcagctggagaggtggcccCTGTGCTGTTCCTGGTCCAGGGAGGGGCTCTGCTGGGCAGGGAGACACAGGTTACAACCATGGGAGCTTGTGCTGGGCACTCTATACACACAACGGTGTCTCATTTTCCCAGCTGCCTACTGACACAGGCTGGGAAAGTGAGCTGAGAGGTCTGGGAGGGCCGGGCCACTACCCATTTTTGGAGGCGTGACTGCTGAAATTCTGATTCTCTTAAAGATGAGATGCCAAACAGCTACGCTAATTGTGGTTAGATTTTACgttttctgtaggaaaaaaattcattgtAACGCTCACAAAAAACCACAAGGGAGTATTTCTCTTCCTACCTGAAGACTTGAACTGCAGCAAGCCACCAGAATTTGTGCAGCAGAATGTCACTGCAGCTTCTCAAAGCTGACAGTGTGACATCAGCTTTGGCTTGAAGCTCAGCACTGGGTCAGTGGTGTCCCATGGGTTAGTTTCCCGAAGCAGCCATCTCCTGACCACAGCATCGTGCTGTGTCCAAGCCCAAGCTTTGAGAAGCCTCTGCCTATCTCTGGGTCTGTGCAGGCGGAGGAGGGGTCAACAAATGAGGCCCAAGTTTTAAGTCCTGGGAAATCCACTGTTCTTTTCTATCCTGCTGGTTGGCATAACACTGTTGGCAAAAATGTCCAAAGTCTCGATCGAAGGCCTGTGACAGCAGCCTCATTTCCTCTTAGATTATGTCAGAGGTCAGGGCCGCTTCTCTGTTCAGTACTGCAGCCCTGGATCACCAGCTTGTCACCAGTGAGCCCACCAAATGATGTTGAGAACTGAGAACCAGCCACCGAAAGACCCACATGACAAAAATACCACGACTGGCGCCTAAATAACTACCAGGAATTGCTTTGTCTGACTTAACGTTGAAACGTGTGTAGGGCTCTGCTGTGTCCTGGCTCAGCTAGCACCTGTCCCAGGCCTCTCAGTGGGCGTGGCGGGGCTACCTCCAGCCCTTCTGAACATAGTCCCTCAGCAGCTGTGACTGCTGCCCTGTGAAAAAGAGCAGGGAGCCAGTGAAACTCAGAGGGGAGAGGACCACGTCACGCAGGAATTGGGCCTTAAGCCTCCTTGGCCACAGCCGTGCCTCCTTCCATCTCTGCAGGGCTGTGGCCCACCCTCCTCCTCGTGGCCAGGAAgagacccccagccccacccaggtcTGGGCCTGGCTCTATCCCAGGCCTGGGCACTGCAGGGCTGGGAGTGAGCGAGCAGGAGAGTGGGTGGTGGTGCCAGCAACAGGCTGCCCTGTTCCTCTTGCCCGGCCCTGTCACCCGCCCGGCACAGTCAGGGTTACAGCTGGGGCCCCTCCCCGTCTCCAGAGCCACCGTCCCTTAGCAACAGTGTGCCAGGCAGGACGCACTGCCAACACAGGACAAAGCAGGCAGGAGCCAGCAGAGTGGCTGTCTGGAGGACTCTAGGACAAAGGCCAGGTGAGTAGGGGCGCTCAGCCTGTAATCTGGCCAGCTGAGCAAGAGACCTCTGTGACCTCTCTCCCATTCAGCTGCCCAGAGCACCCTGACCCAGCATGGACGCTGTGGACGCCACTGTGGAGAAGCTCCGGGCGCAGTGCCTGTCCCGAGGGGCGTCTGGCATCCAGGGCCTGGCCAGGTGAGCTGTACCCTCACACCTGTCTGACCACTCAGCCCCAGGGACCTCTCCAACTGCACCCCTTGCCCTCCAGGTTTTTCCGCCGCCTGGACCGGGACAGGAGCCGATCCCTGGATGCGAGGGAGCTCCAGGGGGGCCTGGCTGAGCTGGGGCTGGCGCTGGACATGGCCGAGGCGGAGGGCGTGTGCAAGCGCTGGGACCGCGACGGCAGTGGGACACTGGACCTGGAGGAGTTCCTGAGGGCGCTGCGGGTGAGGCCCAGCTACGACTACGACTGTGGGCGAGTCCCTTCAGCACTATCTGGGGGGTGCTGAGCTCAGTACGCTTGTGTGTCAGCATGGAGACATGGGACACCCAAGAACTCATCACTATGAGGCACCTGCTCAGGGATCCCCTGTGTTCTGCACTCTATGCCTGGAGGGGTTGGGGTCCCCCAGTTaccactccccctccccagccccccatgTCCCAGGCCCGGGAAGAAGTCATTGCAGCTGCGTTCGCCAAGCTGGACCGAAATGGGGACGGCGTGGTGACCGTGGATGACCTCCAGGGGGTTTACAGTGGCCGCGCCCACCCCAAGGTGCGGAGCGGGCAGTGGACCGAGGAGGAGGTGCTCCGCCGCTTCCTGGACAACTTTGACTCCTCCGAGAAGGATGGGCAGGTGGGTGCCCATGGCgtgccccacctcctcccaccctggCCTCCGTCCCCACTGAGAGCCTGCCTGCCCCCAGGTCACGCTGGCTGAATTCCAGGACTACTACAGCGGTGTGAGCGCCTCCGTGGACACGGACGAGGAGTTCGTGGCCATGATGACCAGTGCCTGGCGGCTGTGAGCAGGCCCTCACTCAGCTCGCACACCGGAGTGTAGGACCCCCACCGTAGCACCCCTGGGCCTGggcagccctgggggtgggggctggaggggagtGTGGGAGGATTTAGGCTGCAGAACCAGTTGGACCAGGTCTCCCAGGACCCTCTTGTCCACCAGGCCCAAGGAGGACAAAGGACCCCTGGGAGAAAGGTCCTACCTGACCGCACCGTGCTGTCCCTAGGGCTCATGAAGCCACTGCAGATGCCCCCACTACACCTCCTCCAGGCCTCCTGTTCTGCTCAGTGAATCCTTGGCCCTGCCAGCACTCCCCGCACCCTTTCCCTCCTGGTCCCAGGGAAGCCAAGACgccctgggggcagggagcaAATGGCTCTTCCCGGAAGCCAGGCTCTGCATGGAGGGGCAGGTCTTAGAAGGCAGCCAAGTTGGGTGGCCTGTCCAGACGGAGAGTGTGGGGCAGGCGCCCAGGGCAGCAGGCAAGCCAGCTGCCGCGGAGCCTTCCCCCGGGAGGTAGAGGCCATTCCTGGCTAGGCCCACGGGCTTCCTGAGGCCCGTGGGGGCACACAGGAGGCCAGGGGTTTAGTTAAAAGTTTTAATGTAGTTCCCAAATACATTTCATATGACAATCTTACATAAATGTTCCAAAACACATGGGTGTTATCTGGTTTTACTTGTCACTAGTTGGCTAAGGCGTCTAAGCAGAGAAGTGTGACCGGATCTGCCAGGGAGCCTTGGGTGTCTTCCCATGGCTTGGGCTCAGGCCGCACACAGCCGACCCACGGTGTGGGCGGCACAGCTGCAGAGACCAGGCCTTCTCCTCCCCGTGAGGGTGGGCTGGGCAGCTTCCTCTGAACGCCTCAGAGCCCTGTGCTCAGGGACCTTCTCTGCAGCGGGGTGGTACCCGGCTGGCTCTCGGC includes:
- the VMAC gene encoding vimentin-type intermediate filament-associated coiled-coil protein encodes the protein MSAPPPLQIREANAHLAAVHRRAAELEARLDAAECTVRAQAERLARHDQQLRAALDELGRTKDREIAALQEQLLTSEATVHSLQAAVHQRDKLIGQLQPRAELLQDICRRRSPLAGLLAALAEAERLGPLPASDPGHPLARGPSSPLANSTGEKGDRVHLKPAVFGTTV
- the CAPS gene encoding calcyphosin isoform X2, with translation MDAVDATVEKLRAQCLSRGASGIQGLARFFRRLDRDRSRSLDARELQGGLAELGLALDMAEAEGVCKRWDRDGSGTLDLEEFLRALRVRSGQWTEEEVLRRFLDNFDSSEKDGQVTLAEFQDYYSGVSASVDTDEEFVAMMTSAWRL
- the CAPS gene encoding calcyphosin isoform X1, giving the protein MDAVDATVEKLRAQCLSRGASGIQGLARFFRRLDRDRSRSLDARELQGGLAELGLALDMAEAEGVCKRWDRDGSGTLDLEEFLRALRPPMSQAREEVIAAAFAKLDRNGDGVVTVDDLQGVYSGRAHPKVRSGQWTEEEVLRRFLDNFDSSEKDGQVTLAEFQDYYSGVSASVDTDEEFVAMMTSAWRL